GATTACGATAAAAACGAAACGAGAAATAGAGTTGATGCATGAATCTGGAAAATTACTAGCTTCTTGTCATCGAGAAATTGCAAAAATGATGCAACCTGGTATAACTACTAGAGAAATTGATTCGTTTGTAGAGGCGTATTTAGAAAAGCATGGTGCAACGTCCGAGCAGAAGGGGTATAATGAGTATCCGTATGCAATATGTGCATCTGTGAATGAGGAAATGTGTCATGGGTTTCCGGATAGTGTTCCTTTACATGAAGGAGACATTGTGACAATTGATATAGTAGTAAACTTAAATGGTGCGCTCTCAGATTCAGCGTGGACGTATACGGTAGGAGATGTTTCTGATGATGCGAAAAAGTTATTATTAGTAACAGAAAATGCTTTATATAAAGGGATTGAGCAAGCGATAAGTGGGAACTGTGTAGGAGATATTGGGTATGCAATTGAAAGTTATGTAGCTTCTGAAGGATTTTCTATTGCGAGAGATTTTACAGGGCATGGAATTGGTAAAGTCATTCATGAAGAACCAGCCGTTTTTCATTTTGGTAAGCAAGGTCAAGGTCCAGAATTAAAAGAAGGAATGGTAATTACAATTGAACCCATTGTAAATGTTGGTATGCGTTATTCTAAAGTAGATTTAAACGGATGGACTGCACGAACGATGGACGGGAAATTGTCTGCGCAGTATGAGCATACAATTGCAATTACGGAGGATGGACCAGTTATTTTAACGTCCCTTTAAAGAGAAGGTATGAAATGTAAGAGTTTTCAAAACTCGAACGAAAACGTTGTTTTTATAAAATTTGTACGTGTTTTTTTTAGAAATGCTTTTCAAAGTAAAAAAAGTGAGTTATAATCCTTCTATAAAATAAATAGGTTAGCTACACTCATATAATCGCGGGGATATGGCCTGCAAGTTTCTACCGAAGTACCGTAAATACTTTGACTATGAGTGAGGACGAATATATTGCTTGTTTAGCATTCTTTTTTGCGAAACTCCAAAAGCACGTCGCTCACTTGTAACGAGTGGTGGCAGCTTTTGGAGTTTTTTATTTGCATAAGAGGAGGAACAAACATGAAAGTATTACAAGAAAAGATTTTGAACGAAGGAAAGGTTTTATCTGGTGATGTATTAAAGGTAGACGCATTTTTAAATCATCAAATTGATCCAGTGCTTATGCAAGAAATCGGAAAAGAATTTGCAAAGCGTTTTAAAGAAGATAACATTACAAAAATCGTAACGATTGAATCTTCAGGGATTGCACCAGCAGTTATGGCTGCGTTAGAGCTTGGTGTAAAAGTAATCTTTGCAAGAAAGCGTAAATCGTTAACGTTACAAGATAATATGTATGTTGCTAAAGTATATTCATTTACAAAACAAGAAACGAACGAGATTTCATTATCTAGAAATCATATAGACGAAAATGATCGTGTGTTAATTATTGATGATTTTTTAGCAAATGGGCA
The DNA window shown above is from Bacillus clarus and carries:
- a CDS encoding type I methionyl aminopeptidase is translated as MITIKTKREIELMHESGKLLASCHREIAKMMQPGITTREIDSFVEAYLEKHGATSEQKGYNEYPYAICASVNEEMCHGFPDSVPLHEGDIVTIDIVVNLNGALSDSAWTYTVGDVSDDAKKLLLVTENALYKGIEQAISGNCVGDIGYAIESYVASEGFSIARDFTGHGIGKVIHEEPAVFHFGKQGQGPELKEGMVITIEPIVNVGMRYSKVDLNGWTARTMDGKLSAQYEHTIAITEDGPVILTSL
- a CDS encoding xanthine phosphoribosyltransferase, coding for MKVLQEKILNEGKVLSGDVLKVDAFLNHQIDPVLMQEIGKEFAKRFKEDNITKIVTIESSGIAPAVMAALELGVKVIFARKRKSLTLQDNMYVAKVYSFTKQETNEISLSRNHIDENDRVLIIDDFLANGQAALGLMSLVEQAGASIAGIGIVIEKAFQDGGKKLRENGVRVESLAEIASLDNGTVTFVQEETAEVK